A region from the Chthoniobacterales bacterium genome encodes:
- the hrpB gene encoding ATP-dependent helicase HrpB — MRREDLPIFELEQRIVESLRSDSRLIIQAPTGSGKSTQVPQILLDHGLLGAGQVVILQPRRLATRLLAARVASERNVRLGDEVGYQIRFENVTSDRTRIRFVTEGILLRQLIQDPQLRGVSAILFDEFHERHLYGDITLARALHLQATSRPDLKLAVMSATLDAGLLEKYLEPCRVLRSSGRAFPVEIEYLPKPVDGDGYPIWDLAADELERLAPNTAGDVLVFMPGKYEIGRTISAIRASRVSDRFVALPLHGELPPAEQDAALAHYQKRRAIVSTNVAETSLTIDGIQVVIDSGLARIARFDARRGINTLLVEKISRASADQRAGRAGRTAPGHCLRLWTEREHLDRATQELSEVKRLDLAEVVLTLKASGVEEIGDFRWLEPPDPRALARAEQLLVDLGALGDGLPAGRSSSTVTPLGRRMLAFPLHPRYARMLLAAQDHGCVPAVALIAALTQGRALLRRLDGKQAREDREDVLGADAQSDLFLLMRAFRYAENSRFDPQRCSRLGINTGAAREAAQLTEQFLAIARDEGLNTQTGESKPGSIERCVLAGFPDQVAVRLDAGTLRCALVHGRHGVLARESAVHAARLLVASEVREIESSEKERQVLLTLATRIEEPWLRDLFPESFREEVRVEFDPALRRVAGRRATLFHDLVLRSEEFSPKDHPETAQILAREVLAGTCPLKQWDNAVEQWIERVNFVAREFPELGFPQVDEAGKRLLVEQICQGALSYKEIKERPVWPVVKSWLSASQQQTLDELAPERIKLAKGRAAKITYGDGVPTIAARIQDLFDTPRGLAVGRGRTSLKIQVLAPNHRPIQITDDLETFWREGYPKIKKELQRKYPKHEWR, encoded by the coding sequence ATGCGTCGCGAGGACCTGCCGATTTTTGAGCTAGAGCAACGGATCGTAGAATCTCTCCGCTCCGATTCCCGCCTGATCATCCAGGCCCCGACCGGCTCGGGCAAATCCACTCAGGTCCCGCAGATTCTCCTCGATCACGGATTACTGGGCGCCGGTCAGGTCGTCATTCTCCAGCCGCGCCGTCTCGCGACTCGCCTTCTCGCCGCGCGGGTCGCTTCTGAACGAAACGTCCGCCTCGGAGACGAGGTGGGCTACCAGATCCGCTTCGAGAACGTTACTTCCGACCGCACGAGGATTCGTTTCGTCACGGAGGGAATCCTGCTGCGGCAACTGATTCAAGATCCGCAGCTCCGCGGCGTTTCGGCGATTTTGTTCGACGAATTTCACGAGCGCCATCTCTACGGCGACATCACCCTCGCTCGCGCCCTGCATCTCCAGGCGACTTCGCGCCCCGACCTGAAACTCGCGGTCATGTCCGCGACCCTGGACGCCGGCCTTCTCGAAAAATATTTGGAGCCGTGCCGGGTCTTGCGTTCGAGCGGTCGCGCCTTTCCGGTCGAGATCGAATACCTGCCAAAGCCGGTGGACGGCGACGGCTATCCGATCTGGGACCTGGCCGCGGATGAACTCGAGCGCCTCGCCCCTAACACCGCGGGCGATGTTCTTGTTTTCATGCCCGGAAAATATGAGATTGGCCGGACCATCTCCGCTATCCGGGCTTCCCGGGTGAGCGATCGGTTCGTCGCGCTGCCGCTTCACGGGGAACTGCCGCCGGCAGAGCAGGACGCCGCCCTCGCCCATTATCAAAAACGGCGGGCTATCGTCTCGACCAACGTGGCGGAAACGTCGCTCACGATCGACGGAATCCAGGTCGTGATCGATAGCGGCCTCGCCCGGATCGCCCGGTTCGACGCTCGCCGCGGCATCAACACTTTGCTCGTCGAGAAAATCAGCCGCGCTTCCGCCGACCAACGGGCCGGCCGCGCGGGGCGAACCGCGCCCGGACATTGCCTCCGGCTGTGGACGGAGCGCGAACATCTCGACCGAGCCACCCAGGAATTATCGGAAGTGAAGCGGCTCGATCTCGCGGAAGTCGTCCTCACGTTGAAAGCCAGCGGCGTTGAGGAAATCGGTGATTTCCGTTGGCTGGAGCCGCCCGATCCGCGCGCGCTCGCTCGTGCCGAACAATTACTCGTCGATCTCGGCGCCCTTGGAGACGGCCTGCCCGCAGGCCGTTCCTCGTCAACCGTTACGCCTCTAGGACGCCGGATGCTCGCCTTCCCCCTCCATCCCCGCTATGCGCGAATGCTTCTGGCCGCGCAGGATCACGGCTGCGTCCCGGCAGTCGCCTTAATCGCGGCCCTCACCCAGGGGCGGGCTCTTCTCCGCCGTCTCGATGGCAAACAGGCGCGAGAAGACCGCGAAGATGTGCTCGGAGCCGACGCGCAGTCGGACCTTTTCCTCCTGATGCGCGCTTTTCGCTACGCCGAAAACAGCCGGTTCGATCCACAGCGTTGCTCGCGTCTCGGAATAAATACCGGCGCAGCCCGGGAGGCCGCGCAGTTGACCGAGCAATTCCTGGCCATCGCGCGGGATGAAGGCCTTAATACCCAAACCGGCGAATCCAAGCCGGGATCGATCGAACGTTGCGTCCTCGCGGGATTTCCCGACCAGGTCGCGGTCCGGCTGGATGCGGGCACGCTTCGTTGCGCGCTCGTGCACGGCCGCCACGGTGTCCTGGCCCGCGAAAGCGCGGTGCACGCCGCCCGGTTACTGGTGGCCTCCGAAGTTCGCGAGATCGAGAGCAGCGAGAAGGAGCGCCAGGTCCTTCTCACCCTGGCCACACGCATCGAGGAACCATGGCTCCGGGATCTGTTTCCGGAATCGTTTCGCGAAGAGGTCCGCGTTGAGTTCGATCCTGCCCTTCGCCGGGTGGCCGGTCGACGGGCGACGCTTTTTCACGATTTGGTTTTGCGGAGCGAAGAATTTTCCCCGAAAGACCATCCGGAAACAGCTCAAATTCTTGCCCGGGAAGTTTTGGCGGGAACGTGTCCCCTCAAACAGTGGGATAACGCCGTCGAGCAATGGATTGAGCGGGTGAACTTTGTCGCCCGAGAGTTTCCCGAACTCGGTTTTCCCCAGGTCGACGAAGCCGGAAAGCGCCTTCTCGTGGAACAAATCTGCCAGGGCGCTCTGAGCTACAAGGAAATCAAGGAGCGTCCGGTTTGGCCGGTGGTGAAGTCGTGGTTGAGCGCTTCGCAACAGCAAACGCTCGACGAGCTGGCGCCGGAGCGAATCAAGCTAGCCAAAGGGCGGGCCGCGAAAATCACCTATGGCGATGGCGTTCCGACTATTGCGGCCCGCATCCAGGATTTGTTCGACACTCCGCGAGGTCTCGCCGTTGGACGGGGTCGCACCAGCCTGAAGATCCAAGTTCTGGCGCCAAATCATCGGCCGATTCAAATCACCGACGATCTGGAGACGTTTTGGCGGGAAGGCTATCCGAAGATCAAAAAAGAGCTCCAACGAAAATATCCGAAGCACGAATGGCGGTAA
- a CDS encoding O-acetyl-ADP-ribose deacetylase — translation MAEPRITVVRGDITTLAVDAIVNAANTSLLGGGGVDGAIHRAAGPELLAECKTLGGCRPGEAKITRGYKLPARHVIHTVGPVWSGGNRGEPETLANCYRNSLRVAVDNGIRTIAFPAISCGVYGFPILEAAMIAVATTRTFLQIDTSIVEVTFVVSNYEIERTYEPLLAS, via the coding sequence ATGGCTGAACCGCGAATAACCGTCGTCCGCGGCGACATCACCACGCTCGCGGTAGATGCGATCGTGAACGCGGCGAACACGAGCCTCCTGGGCGGCGGCGGAGTCGATGGCGCCATTCATCGCGCCGCCGGCCCCGAGTTGCTTGCCGAATGCAAAACTCTCGGCGGCTGCCGGCCGGGCGAAGCGAAGATCACGCGCGGCTACAAACTGCCGGCGCGCCACGTCATTCACACCGTCGGCCCCGTCTGGTCTGGCGGAAATCGCGGCGAGCCTGAGACGCTGGCCAATTGTTACCGTAACTCTCTCCGGGTTGCCGTCGACAACGGCATTCGCACGATCGCCTTCCCCGCTATCAGTTGCGGCGTCTACGGATTCCCGATCCTCGAAGCCGCCATGATCGCCGTCGCAACCACCCGCACTTTTCTTCAAATCGACACCTCGATCGTCGAAGTGACCTTCGTCGTTTCCAACTACGAAATAGAACGCACGTACGAGCCGCTTCTCGCCTCCTAG